In Thermodesulforhabdus norvegica, a single window of DNA contains:
- a CDS encoding DUF554 domain-containing protein, whose product MTGTIINVGAVSAGSLLGIAMGSKLPENIQRTVFDSLGLLTVAIGIQMSLKTENILIVLGALLAGSIIGEYLNIEDRLNSFASRVQKLLSLSGHKNFVDGFVSSSLLFCVGPMAILGSIQDGLKGDYTILSMKSVLDGFASLGLAAALGWGVFFSIFSVFLYQGAITLAASYIHSIMTEAMIAEMTATGGLLVLAIGIRLLQLKDIRIGNMLPALAVAPILAWLVPVVQSIFRG is encoded by the coding sequence ATGACGGGGACCATCATCAATGTCGGAGCAGTTTCCGCAGGTAGCCTGCTGGGAATTGCAATGGGATCAAAACTACCCGAAAACATTCAGCGCACCGTTTTCGACAGTCTCGGACTGCTTACCGTGGCAATCGGAATCCAGATGAGTCTAAAAACAGAAAATATTCTCATAGTACTGGGCGCCCTTCTTGCGGGGAGCATCATAGGTGAATATCTTAACATTGAAGATAGGTTGAACTCCTTTGCCTCAAGAGTACAAAAGTTGCTTTCACTGTCTGGACACAAAAACTTCGTTGACGGCTTTGTAAGTTCCAGCTTGCTCTTTTGTGTGGGACCAATGGCAATTCTGGGTTCCATACAGGACGGATTAAAAGGGGACTACACGATCCTTTCCATGAAATCGGTCTTGGATGGGTTTGCATCTCTCGGGCTGGCCGCTGCGCTGGGGTGGGGAGTTTTTTTCTCAATTTTCAGCGTTTTTCTTTATCAGGGAGCGATAACCCTGGCGGCATCCTATATCCACAGCATCATGACCGAAGCCATGATCGCCGAAATGACGGCGACCGGTGGACTGCTGGTACTGGCAATCGGAATTCGCCTGTTGCAGCTTAAAGACATCCGTATAGGAAACATGCTTCCCGCTCTGGCGGTGGCCCCAATTCTGGCATGGCTTGTGCCCGTAGTCCAGAGCATATTCCGGGGTTAA
- a CDS encoding TetR/AcrR family transcriptional regulator gives MKDNSKRKNDKYDRILEAAIRVFARNGFFQSRVSDIAREAGVADGTIYLYFRNKDDLLISIFEEKMREAIEIFKRELMECPDAESKFRKFVEVHLYLFEKNPDLASVLQVELRQSARFMKEYKKVELKRFLDLIGQIIEQGQEEGVFRKEISVSIAKRFVFGALDEIVSTWVSRGCKGDLKSQAPHIVELFLQGFKCRQTTENVS, from the coding sequence ATGAAAGACAACTCAAAGCGAAAAAATGACAAGTACGACCGAATACTGGAAGCTGCCATCAGAGTTTTTGCAAGGAACGGTTTTTTCCAGTCCAGAGTCTCGGACATTGCCCGAGAAGCCGGCGTTGCAGATGGGACCATCTATCTCTACTTCCGTAACAAAGATGACCTGCTCATCTCTATCTTCGAAGAAAAAATGCGAGAAGCCATCGAAATTTTCAAAAGGGAATTGATGGAGTGTCCGGATGCAGAATCGAAGTTTCGCAAATTCGTCGAAGTTCATCTCTACCTCTTTGAAAAAAATCCCGATCTTGCCTCGGTCCTGCAGGTTGAGCTCCGACAGAGTGCGCGCTTTATGAAAGAATACAAAAAGGTTGAGCTGAAAAGATTCCTGGACCTTATCGGGCAGATCATTGAACAGGGCCAGGAGGAGGGGGTTTTTAGAAAAGAGATCTCGGTCAGCATTGCGAAGCGCTTTGTCTTTGGTGCTCTCGATGAGATCGTTTCCACGTGGGTGAGTCGTGGTTGTAAAGGCGACCTGAAAAGTCAGGCGCCGCACATCGTCGAGCTCTTCCTGCAGGGTTTTAAGTGCAGGCAGACAACCGAGAACGTCTCATAA
- a CDS encoding acyl-CoA dehydrogenase translates to MKLLVDERDAKFVLYEHLNVEELCNYPKYQEFSRDMFDMAISEAEKLAMNEFYPTNRVGDLEGCKFENGIVRVPQAFHRAYQKYCEGGWLAMADPPEVGGQGFPYVVATCCIEFFGAANWSLCMYPGLTHGAARLLYRYGTPELQEKYMYKMFSGEWGGTMCLTEPNAGSDVGALRTKAIRNGDGTYRIEGQKIFISSGMHDLTENIVHMVLARIEGAPPGTKGISIFLVPRLRVEADGSLVDNDVTCLGIEEKMGIHGSATTVLSFGENGNCIGYLMGEENRGMRIMFDMMNEARLSVGMQGLAHASAAYLHALQYAKERIQGTPLEKMKDPAAPRVPIIQHPDVRRMLMFMKSGTEGLRALMYLAAYCIDRAEVAQNDEERELFQGYVDLLIPICKSVGSDLGFRICETAIQVYGGYGYIKEYPVEQFLRDCKIASIYEGTNGIQALDLVGRKLTIKRGQLFKNAWKFSRDVMAKIRKNRRLRDLVAIYDEAQQMLTETTKYFGLKGMTEEFYVPILYAKPYLDFFGDVTLGFLLLWQAHIADKKLQQIFEDHGAKDPAAQRKVIETNKSAAFYYGKIASARYFITQNLTQARGKARAIMSGDTSPLDIPEAGFALD, encoded by the coding sequence ATGAAGTTACTTGTCGACGAGAGGGACGCCAAGTTTGTTCTATACGAGCATTTGAACGTTGAAGAGCTTTGCAACTATCCGAAATACCAGGAATTTTCCCGTGATATGTTCGACATGGCCATATCGGAAGCCGAAAAGCTTGCGATGAACGAGTTCTACCCCACCAACCGCGTCGGGGATCTTGAAGGTTGCAAGTTTGAAAATGGAATTGTCAGAGTGCCTCAGGCTTTTCACAGGGCTTATCAGAAGTACTGTGAAGGCGGCTGGCTTGCCATGGCAGATCCTCCCGAAGTTGGCGGTCAGGGTTTTCCGTACGTTGTGGCAACCTGTTGCATCGAATTCTTCGGTGCCGCCAACTGGTCTCTGTGCATGTACCCGGGGCTTACCCATGGTGCCGCAAGGCTTCTTTATCGCTACGGTACTCCGGAACTTCAGGAAAAGTACATGTATAAAATGTTCTCAGGGGAGTGGGGCGGCACCATGTGCCTTACTGAACCGAACGCCGGAAGCGATGTCGGCGCCCTGAGAACCAAGGCTATTCGGAATGGGGACGGTACTTATCGAATTGAAGGGCAGAAGATTTTTATTTCCTCCGGAATGCATGATCTTACCGAGAATATTGTTCATATGGTTCTTGCGAGAATAGAAGGAGCTCCTCCGGGAACCAAAGGAATTTCCATATTCCTGGTTCCCAGGCTGAGGGTTGAGGCCGACGGAAGCCTGGTGGACAACGATGTGACCTGTCTTGGCATAGAAGAGAAGATGGGAATTCACGGATCTGCCACGACGGTCCTCAGCTTTGGTGAAAACGGCAATTGCATTGGCTACCTCATGGGCGAAGAGAATCGCGGTATGCGGATCATGTTCGACATGATGAATGAGGCTCGTCTGTCCGTCGGAATGCAGGGCCTGGCCCACGCAAGTGCTGCATACCTGCATGCTTTGCAGTATGCCAAAGAGCGGATTCAGGGCACTCCGCTAGAAAAAATGAAAGATCCGGCGGCTCCCAGGGTTCCCATCATACAGCATCCCGACGTAAGGCGTATGCTGATGTTTATGAAAAGCGGTACGGAAGGGCTTCGGGCTCTTATGTATCTGGCGGCCTACTGTATCGATAGGGCCGAGGTTGCGCAGAATGACGAGGAGCGAGAGCTCTTTCAGGGATACGTTGATCTGCTTATCCCGATCTGCAAATCCGTGGGAAGCGATCTGGGCTTCAGGATCTGTGAAACGGCCATTCAGGTGTACGGAGGATACGGCTACATCAAGGAATATCCGGTCGAACAATTCTTGAGGGACTGCAAGATTGCTTCTATCTACGAAGGAACTAATGGAATTCAGGCGTTAGATCTCGTCGGCCGCAAGCTTACCATAAAAAGAGGGCAACTCTTTAAGAACGCCTGGAAGTTCTCCCGGGATGTCATGGCAAAGATCAGAAAAAACCGCAGGCTCAGGGATCTTGTGGCCATTTACGATGAAGCCCAGCAGATGCTGACGGAAACCACCAAGTACTTCGGTCTTAAGGGAATGACGGAAGAATTCTACGTTCCGATCCTCTATGCCAAACCTTACCTGGACTTCTTTGGCGATGTGACTCTTGGATTTCTGCTTCTGTGGCAGGCCCATATTGCCGACAAGAAACTCCAGCAGATCTTTGAGGATCACGGTGCGAAGGATCCGGCCGCTCAGAGGAAGGTCATAGAGACCAACAAAAGTGCTGCTTTTTACTACGGTAAAATAGCATCGGCTCGATACTTTATTACTCAGAACCTTACACAGGCCAGAGGCAAGGCCCGGGCTATCATGAGCGGGGACACCTCACCGCTGGATATCCCCGAGGCCGGATTTGCACTTGATTAA
- a CDS encoding thiolase family protein: MKAREVVLVDGIRTAFGKAKEDGFFWNTRADDMVVKVIRELLRRNPQVKPEMVEENVWGATTQEGDQGLTIGRTTAILAGLPVECSGFAVDRMCAGGMTAVTCAASEIALGACDIAIAGGVEHMGHHPMGATADPNPRFLTERIVSEDALVMGKTAENLHDMFPEITKEMSDEYAYWSHKKAAKAYEEGKIQKTIVPMTVYTKQGWVVADHDQQLRPDVTLEGMKNLRTPFRVMGKVTPANSSGLNDGAAGVLLMSAEKAKELGIQPKMRLVGYAYAGVHPEVMGLGPIPATKKVLQRTGLSFNDIGIIELNEAFAVQCLVFMKEFGLKAPDDERLNPWGGAIAFGHPLAASGPRLMIHLMHLFQERPDVRYGLATMCVGLGQGGAVIWENLMAK, encoded by the coding sequence ATGAAAGCAAGAGAAGTAGTTTTGGTTGACGGAATAAGGACGGCTTTCGGGAAGGCAAAGGAAGACGGGTTTTTCTGGAACACCAGAGCCGATGACATGGTGGTAAAGGTAATTCGCGAGCTTTTGAGGCGAAATCCTCAGGTAAAGCCGGAAATGGTGGAAGAAAACGTCTGGGGAGCGACTACTCAGGAAGGCGATCAGGGTCTTACTATAGGCCGTACAACGGCCATCCTGGCAGGGTTGCCCGTGGAATGCTCAGGTTTTGCCGTTGACAGGATGTGTGCCGGCGGGATGACCGCCGTGACCTGTGCGGCATCGGAAATAGCACTGGGAGCCTGTGATATTGCCATTGCTGGCGGAGTTGAGCACATGGGCCATCATCCCATGGGGGCAACGGCCGATCCCAATCCGCGCTTTCTTACCGAGAGGATCGTATCCGAAGATGCCCTCGTTATGGGAAAAACTGCCGAGAATCTGCACGACATGTTTCCCGAAATAACAAAAGAAATGTCCGATGAATACGCGTATTGGTCTCACAAGAAGGCCGCCAAGGCTTACGAAGAAGGGAAAATTCAAAAAACCATTGTTCCGATGACGGTTTATACCAAGCAGGGATGGGTCGTTGCCGATCACGACCAGCAGCTTCGACCGGATGTGACGCTTGAGGGTATGAAAAATCTCAGAACTCCTTTCCGTGTGATGGGAAAGGTTACGCCGGCAAACTCTTCGGGTCTTAACGACGGTGCTGCCGGCGTACTCCTTATGTCTGCCGAAAAGGCGAAGGAACTGGGAATTCAGCCGAAAATGCGGCTTGTGGGTTATGCCTATGCAGGTGTCCATCCCGAGGTAATGGGTCTGGGGCCGATACCTGCGACGAAGAAGGTGCTTCAGCGCACCGGCCTGTCTTTTAACGACATTGGAATCATTGAGCTTAACGAAGCCTTTGCAGTACAGTGCCTTGTGTTCATGAAGGAATTCGGCCTCAAGGCGCCCGATGACGAGCGGCTGAACCCCTGGGGAGGAGCAATTGCATTTGGTCATCCCCTCGCTGCGTCCGGCCCAAGGCTGATGATTCATCTCATGCATCTCTTTCAGGAGCGCCCTGACGTAAGGTACGGCCTTGCCACGATGTGTGTTGGCCTTGGGCAGGGTGGAGCCGTTATCTGGGAAAACCTCATGGCAAAATAA
- a CDS encoding 3-hydroxyacyl-CoA dehydrogenase NAD-binding domain-containing protein, translated as MAEPITQFYVRFYNSPVGKIAIVTMDNGEDYKKPNVFNEGALESLNKAINTVLVEKDVKGLLLTGKPYIFAAGADLTQVPFITTFEQGYAVAKAGHDTFKRIMDLPFPTVAAINGVALGGGLEIALYCDYRTVSRSAQAIGFPECFIGLVPGWGGCTLTTKLVGPEKAVELIIYNALNQNRMIDGTKLYEMGLADRLFDGAEFLDESLLFLQDIISGKVKVERPETKMNAVKTVVKQAREFIDSKVHGAAPAPYRALEIIEGVCSNDIEWGFEEENKALGDLIKSRQCKCSIYAFDLVNRYAKKVKGIPDAKPMKINKVGILGAGLMASQLAHLFIYRLGVPVVMKDIKQEFVDKGCAYVASEFQKMAQKGRITEARARYLTSLLKGTLDYGDFADCDFVIEAVFEEMSVKKQVFAEVEQVVRPDCILATNTSSLSVTEMGADLKHPERVVGFHFFNPVAVLPLIEVIKTPKTNDVTLATAFDLAKKLKKTGILVKDSPAFLVNRLLTKMMVDCLSMVDQGASFQQVDNALLALGLPMAPFDLLALVGPAVAYHVNETLHYHLSPERFPLNQNLKRIVDAGKRSIYIQSGKTKKVDPEIEKMWVRVDNREFLDEEIRDICLENLAREIDLILQEGVVQSSRDVDLAMIMGAGWPFFMGGITMYLDMAGITPRVLQKVFFSV; from the coding sequence ATGGCCGAGCCTATTACTCAATTTTATGTAAGGTTTTACAATTCGCCTGTGGGTAAAATAGCTATCGTTACGATGGACAACGGAGAGGATTACAAAAAGCCGAATGTTTTTAACGAAGGGGCTCTCGAGTCTCTAAATAAAGCGATCAATACGGTCCTTGTCGAAAAGGACGTTAAAGGGCTTCTCCTTACGGGTAAACCATACATTTTTGCCGCAGGAGCCGACCTCACACAGGTCCCCTTCATAACGACCTTTGAGCAGGGCTATGCCGTCGCCAAGGCAGGGCACGATACCTTCAAGAGGATAATGGACCTGCCCTTTCCCACCGTTGCCGCGATAAACGGTGTGGCTCTGGGTGGTGGTCTCGAGATTGCCCTTTACTGCGACTACAGAACGGTATCCAGAAGTGCTCAGGCTATCGGCTTTCCTGAATGCTTCATAGGACTGGTTCCCGGCTGGGGTGGATGTACTCTTACGACAAAGCTCGTGGGACCCGAAAAGGCCGTTGAGCTGATAATCTACAACGCCTTGAATCAGAACAGAATGATAGACGGTACGAAACTTTACGAAATGGGCCTTGCAGATCGACTTTTTGACGGTGCCGAGTTTCTGGATGAGTCACTTCTCTTTCTTCAGGACATAATTTCCGGAAAGGTCAAGGTTGAAAGGCCCGAAACGAAGATGAATGCCGTTAAAACGGTGGTCAAGCAGGCCCGGGAGTTTATTGACAGCAAGGTTCACGGGGCGGCACCGGCTCCCTACAGAGCGCTGGAGATCATTGAAGGCGTCTGTTCCAACGATATCGAATGGGGTTTTGAAGAAGAAAACAAGGCCCTGGGGGATCTGATTAAAAGCCGCCAGTGCAAGTGCTCCATCTACGCTTTCGATCTGGTCAACCGCTATGCCAAGAAGGTCAAAGGCATACCCGATGCCAAACCCATGAAAATAAACAAAGTGGGAATTCTGGGAGCCGGGCTCATGGCTTCTCAGCTTGCCCATCTCTTCATCTATCGACTGGGTGTTCCCGTGGTCATGAAAGATATCAAACAGGAGTTTGTCGATAAGGGGTGTGCCTATGTTGCCTCTGAATTCCAGAAGATGGCTCAGAAAGGCAGGATTACGGAAGCAAGAGCCCGCTACCTGACGAGTCTCCTCAAAGGCACCCTTGACTACGGCGACTTTGCCGATTGTGACTTCGTGATAGAAGCCGTTTTCGAAGAAATGAGCGTGAAGAAGCAGGTCTTTGCGGAAGTGGAACAGGTTGTCAGACCCGATTGTATCCTGGCGACCAATACATCTTCCTTAAGCGTTACGGAAATGGGAGCAGATCTCAAACATCCGGAAAGGGTTGTGGGATTCCACTTCTTTAATCCTGTGGCGGTTCTTCCTCTAATAGAAGTCATAAAAACTCCGAAGACCAACGACGTGACCCTTGCGACGGCATTTGATCTTGCGAAAAAACTCAAAAAGACGGGCATCCTCGTTAAGGATTCTCCGGCCTTTCTCGTAAACCGTCTGCTTACCAAGATGATGGTGGACTGCCTTAGCATGGTCGATCAGGGAGCGTCCTTCCAGCAGGTTGACAACGCACTGCTGGCTCTGGGGCTTCCGATGGCTCCCTTTGATCTGCTGGCGCTCGTCGGCCCGGCCGTTGCCTATCATGTTAATGAAACGCTTCATTACCATCTCAGCCCCGAACGTTTTCCGCTCAATCAGAATCTGAAGCGGATTGTCGATGCCGGGAAACGCTCCATCTACATCCAGTCGGGCAAAACCAAGAAGGTTGATCCGGAAATAGAGAAGATGTGGGTAAGGGTGGACAATAGAGAATTTCTTGATGAGGAGATTCGAGACATCTGCCTCGAAAATCTTGCCCGTGAAATTGACCTGATACTCCAGGAGGGCGTTGTGCAAAGCTCCAGGGATGTGGATCTGGCCATGATCATGGGTGCAGGATGGCCTTTCTTTATGGGCGGGATAACAATGTACCTTGATATGGCCGGCATAACCCCACGGGTCCTGCAGAAGGTGTTTTTCAGCGTTTAA
- a CDS encoding UDP-N-acetylmuramoyl-tripeptide--D-alanyl-D-alanine ligase, with translation MQWRLADLLQATEGRLIQGSGAGDGSEVFNFISTDTRTLKPGSVFVALRGERFDGHDFVEEAVKKGAKAVIVDRDVLPLTAEACFIKVENTRSALARLAIYRRQRFSGPVVGVTGSNGKTSTKEMIASVLENRFRVWKNPGNWNNDIGVPLSILEMPDQSNAAVLELGVNHPGEMSELVRIAEPNVGVITNIQPAHLEGFGSEDGVFREKTVLWNALPPDGLAVVNRDDPRLSKAELILKVPSVSFGLEADADVWVPGGKASVRLDVSGTSFPVRFGGQRAEVNLPVWGDHYVVNALAAVAVGVHFGIDLRASAEKLRMWRPAPHRMNVHNLKDGTVLVDDTYNANPGSVKKAIETVAQVARKVGRNFVAVLGDMKELGAEAERLHKEVGLFLVSFEPVLIVTLGEMAKKMLEDVEGSRRKAWVHAGSHEEAAAKVMEMVESGAVILVKGSRSMTMERVVEKLIEGRR, from the coding sequence ATGCAGTGGAGGCTTGCCGACCTTTTGCAGGCAACGGAAGGTAGGCTGATTCAGGGATCAGGCGCCGGTGACGGATCAGAGGTCTTCAACTTCATCAGCACGGACACGCGCACTTTGAAGCCCGGTTCGGTCTTTGTTGCTCTCAGGGGAGAACGCTTTGACGGTCACGATTTCGTTGAAGAGGCGGTGAAAAAGGGCGCAAAGGCGGTCATTGTGGACAGAGATGTGCTGCCTTTAACGGCCGAGGCCTGTTTCATCAAAGTCGAAAATACCAGGAGCGCCCTGGCCCGACTTGCCATTTACAGGCGCCAGAGGTTCTCGGGTCCTGTGGTGGGTGTTACGGGATCAAACGGCAAAACCTCCACAAAAGAAATGATAGCTTCCGTGCTTGAGAACAGGTTCCGCGTTTGGAAAAACCCGGGAAACTGGAACAACGACATCGGAGTACCTCTTTCGATACTGGAAATGCCCGATCAATCGAATGCAGCGGTGCTGGAGCTCGGTGTTAATCATCCGGGTGAGATGTCCGAACTTGTGAGGATTGCCGAGCCCAACGTGGGTGTTATTACCAACATTCAGCCCGCTCATCTGGAAGGGTTCGGTTCGGAAGATGGGGTTTTTCGAGAAAAGACGGTGCTCTGGAATGCTTTGCCTCCGGACGGTTTGGCCGTTGTAAACAGAGATGATCCGAGGCTTTCGAAAGCGGAGCTTATTTTGAAGGTTCCATCGGTTTCCTTCGGTCTGGAAGCAGATGCCGATGTGTGGGTTCCGGGTGGGAAGGCTTCGGTCAGACTGGATGTTTCCGGTACGTCTTTTCCCGTTCGCTTCGGAGGACAGCGGGCAGAAGTCAATCTTCCCGTATGGGGCGATCATTATGTGGTAAACGCTCTGGCGGCCGTGGCCGTTGGGGTCCATTTCGGTATCGATCTCCGGGCATCCGCAGAAAAGCTTCGGATGTGGCGGCCGGCGCCCCACAGAATGAACGTTCATAACCTTAAGGACGGGACCGTGCTTGTGGACGATACCTACAATGCTAACCCCGGATCTGTGAAAAAGGCGATTGAGACGGTGGCTCAGGTTGCGAGAAAAGTCGGGCGAAATTTCGTGGCAGTCCTGGGAGATATGAAAGAACTGGGTGCCGAGGCGGAAAGGCTTCATAAGGAGGTAGGACTTTTTCTCGTAAGTTTTGAACCTGTTCTGATTGTAACCCTGGGTGAAATGGCGAAAAAGATGCTGGAGGATGTTGAAGGAAGTCGTAGGAAAGCATGGGTCCACGCCGGGTCTCACGAGGAAGCGGCTGCAAAGGTGATGGAAATGGTAGAATCTGGAGCCGTCATCCTCGTTAAAGGATCCCGTAGCATGACCATGGAAAGGGTCGTCGAGAAGCTGATCGAAGGTCGAAGATGA
- the murD gene encoding UDP-N-acetylmuramoyl-L-alanine--D-glutamate ligase, with protein MKPGERPKKNFGSRFVVLGLGVSGFFACKALFQKGFCNVIAYDDQELEKSKPGIYRELRSLGCRVVCGREGIAELLGELSAGDTVIVSPGVPLNHPGVLEAGKRGLEVIGELEWAWRNLEPRVPVVAVTGTNGKTTTTELIGSVCREYFGADRVFVGGNIGEPLSSFICKPEASVDVIVLEVSSFQLDTAKSFSPRVAVVLNISEDHLDRYDSFDSYARSKMSVAWKAVSSGGRAVLNGDDPVIVRYAPDRGCLFWTGRSRKGDAVISASALRLFPGTSEEWIFDFSRARVLGRHNHENFAAAALCCFLLGIPTGCIERVFTEFRPGSHRLEWVGSWKGIDFYDDSKATNVDATVKALEAFDRPLWLLVGGRDKGGSYDKLVQAAKLKCRGVLCFGEARDRIYGFFENCGFEVTKVEDLEEAFLVSLRKARPGDIVLLSPACSSFDRYRNYAERGDHFKALVKNLIEGKPGS; from the coding sequence ATGAAACCGGGGGAAAGGCCTAAGAAAAACTTTGGGAGTCGGTTTGTCGTTCTGGGACTTGGGGTTTCCGGTTTTTTCGCATGTAAAGCTCTTTTTCAGAAGGGCTTTTGTAATGTAATCGCCTATGACGATCAGGAACTGGAGAAATCAAAGCCCGGGATTTATCGTGAGCTGCGTTCTCTGGGCTGTCGCGTCGTGTGTGGCAGGGAAGGGATAGCGGAACTGCTGGGGGAACTTTCGGCCGGGGATACCGTTATAGTTAGCCCCGGTGTTCCGTTGAACCATCCGGGGGTTCTGGAAGCCGGCAAAAGGGGGTTGGAAGTAATCGGTGAGCTTGAGTGGGCCTGGCGAAATCTTGAACCCCGGGTACCCGTTGTAGCCGTTACGGGAACGAACGGGAAGACAACGACAACGGAACTGATCGGGAGTGTGTGCCGGGAATATTTCGGTGCCGATCGGGTTTTTGTCGGCGGAAACATAGGAGAACCCCTCAGCAGTTTTATCTGCAAGCCTGAGGCCTCCGTGGACGTGATTGTTCTTGAGGTAAGCAGTTTTCAACTGGATACGGCAAAAAGTTTTTCGCCTCGTGTGGCCGTGGTTCTTAACATATCGGAAGATCATCTTGATAGGTATGATTCTTTTGATTCCTACGCCCGTTCGAAGATGAGCGTCGCCTGGAAGGCTGTGAGTTCGGGTGGTAGGGCGGTGCTTAACGGAGATGACCCGGTAATAGTGCGATATGCTCCTGACAGAGGGTGTCTGTTCTGGACTGGCCGGAGCAGAAAAGGAGATGCCGTAATCTCGGCTTCGGCTTTGCGGTTATTTCCCGGTACCAGCGAAGAATGGATCTTCGATTTTTCACGGGCTCGCGTGCTGGGCAGGCATAACCACGAGAACTTTGCGGCTGCGGCACTTTGCTGCTTCCTTCTCGGAATTCCCACCGGCTGTATCGAACGGGTTTTTACGGAGTTTCGACCCGGAAGCCATCGCCTTGAATGGGTAGGATCCTGGAAGGGCATTGACTTTTACGATGACTCGAAGGCCACGAATGTCGATGCGACGGTGAAAGCCCTGGAGGCTTTTGATAGACCCCTGTGGCTTCTGGTTGGAGGTCGGGACAAGGGCGGTTCGTACGATAAGCTGGTTCAGGCGGCAAAGTTGAAGTGTCGTGGGGTCCTGTGCTTTGGTGAGGCTCGTGACCGCATCTACGGGTTTTTCGAGAATTGCGGGTTTGAAGTAACAAAGGTTGAAGATCTTGAAGAAGCTTTCCTTGTTTCTTTAAGGAAAGCCAGACCCGGCGACATCGTACTGCTGTCGCCGGCCTGTTCCTCTTTTGATAGGTATCGGAATTATGCGGAAAGGGGAGATCATTTCAAAGCCCTCGTAAAGAATCTTATAGAAGGGAAGCCGGGGTCGTGA
- a CDS encoding peptidoglycan glycosyltransferase FtsW, with protein sequence MKGNKVGELPPYAEYIVVLCTILLSIGLVLVYSASAPYALEACGFKEDCASTTYLLRHLFVTVGFFVSMFLVSLVPLRVWYRLSRVGIVVVVILLTGLLIPGVGRCYNNACRWYVLFGGFHFQPSEYAKLVWAIYLADALYRHGAKLGNFWRGLVFYTIFMAIISGLILAEPDFGNAVLVGVLTVVMLAAAGVPWRHFAVYVVVAAVVGYFFVYRVDYRWQRVIATYSPWQHAQDQGYQIIQSWIALGSGGLFGQGLGSGLQKLRYLPEPFTDFIVAVAGHELGFAGIFLLIFLFAVLFWVLFSVMKRIEDDRNRLLATGLYALLAVQVVANGAVVTGLLPTKGLPMPFLSYGGSHTVATGVLMGLWLRLIREEIYLRKKG encoded by the coding sequence GTGAAAGGCAATAAGGTCGGGGAATTGCCGCCCTACGCTGAATACATTGTGGTGTTGTGCACGATTCTTCTTTCCATCGGTTTGGTTCTGGTGTATTCGGCAAGTGCCCCTTATGCCCTCGAAGCCTGTGGTTTTAAAGAAGATTGTGCTTCAACGACTTACCTTCTGCGACATCTTTTCGTTACAGTCGGTTTTTTTGTTTCCATGTTTCTGGTGTCCCTGGTGCCGCTGAGGGTATGGTACAGGCTCTCCAGAGTGGGCATTGTGGTTGTTGTTATCCTGCTCACAGGCCTTTTAATTCCGGGAGTTGGAAGGTGCTACAATAATGCCTGCAGGTGGTATGTGCTTTTCGGTGGTTTCCATTTTCAGCCTTCCGAATATGCAAAGCTTGTGTGGGCAATTTATCTTGCCGATGCTCTTTATCGCCACGGAGCCAAACTGGGTAATTTCTGGAGAGGTCTCGTATTTTATACGATCTTCATGGCGATTATTTCGGGGCTTATTCTGGCAGAACCGGATTTCGGTAATGCAGTACTCGTGGGTGTTTTAACGGTGGTTATGCTCGCAGCGGCAGGTGTTCCCTGGAGGCATTTTGCGGTTTATGTTGTTGTTGCGGCGGTGGTGGGTTACTTCTTTGTGTACCGTGTAGATTACCGCTGGCAGAGAGTAATTGCGACCTACAGCCCCTGGCAGCATGCTCAGGATCAGGGGTATCAGATTATTCAGTCCTGGATTGCTCTTGGATCGGGGGGACTTTTCGGGCAAGGGCTTGGGAGTGGTCTTCAGAAGCTTCGATATCTTCCTGAGCCGTTCACGGACTTTATAGTCGCCGTTGCAGGCCACGAACTGGGTTTCGCGGGGATTTTTTTGCTGATTTTTCTTTTCGCCGTGCTCTTTTGGGTACTCTTTTCCGTTATGAAAAGGATAGAAGACGACAGAAACAGGCTACTCGCAACGGGGCTTTACGCTTTGCTGGCGGTTCAGGTCGTTGCTAACGGTGCGGTCGTAACCGGGCTATTACCCACAAAGGGGTTGCCGATGCCCTTTCTTTCATACGGGGGATCGCATACCGTTGCAACGGGTGTTCTTATGGGGTTGTGGCTCAGGCTGATCAGAGAAGAAATATACCTTAGAAAGAAGGGGTAG